Genomic window (Terriglobales bacterium):
CGCTTGCGCACCGCCCGGTACTCGGCCATGTAGCGTCCGGCCTGGCGCATGAGCCAGACGGGCGTGGCGTCCACGGGAAGGGCCCGGCAAGTCCGGACGAAGCGGGAATCGAGCGCGGACATGTCCTATGAATGTAACACTGGCGCGGCCCTGCTCGGGCTTGCACTCGGCTACGGCTGAGCAGGCTGCGAACGGATCATGGTGAGCAGCATCTTCAAGCGCGTGATGGCAGCGAGGGCATGGGGCCGATGAGCCGGCATCAGCACTGCGTCCCCCGCCTGGGCCCGTAGGAGTTTGCCGTCGATGGTGATTTCCACTTCGCCTTCGAGCACCTGCACCAGAGCGTCAAACGGCGCGGTGTGCTCGCTCAGGCCCTGGGTTTCGTCGAAAGCGAACAGCGTCACCGTGCCGGTTTCGCGGCTGAGAATCGTCCGGCTGACCACGGACCCTGGCTGGTAGCGCAGCAAGCCGGCCAGCGCCACCGCCTCCGCGGCGGGCAGCTCGCTCTTTCCAGCACGACGCGGCGGTTCCCCTTGCAGACTCTCCTCCCTGAAGATGCGGGAAGGTCATCGCAAACCTTCCTGCGGAGTCATTCTAATTCACGCGAGCGGCAGCGTCTGGAAGCGGCGAGGTTGCATCCAGGCGGCCCCATTTACAATCGATATTCCGCGACGTCTGCTACGCATGACGCACGAACGCATCTCACTCGCCACCTACTGGCGCCTGGCGCGCGACAACGCCAACTTCCGCCGCCTGTGGCTGGCGCAGATCATCAGCGAGATGGGCGACTGGTTTTACACACTGGCCGTCTACAGCCTGCTGCTGCAATTCACCGGACGCGCGGAGTCCGTGGCCCTGGCCCTGCTCCTGCAGGTATTGCCGCAGGCTCTGTTCGGGCCGACCTCCGGAGTAGTGAACGACCGCCTGCCGCGCCGCCACGTGATGATCGCCTCCGACCTGGTGCGCGCGGCGGTGGTGCTGGTGATGCTGCTGGTTCGCAGCCGCGAGATGGTGGCGTTCA
Coding sequences:
- a CDS encoding cupin domain-containing protein, which translates into the protein MALAGLLRYQPGSVVSRTILSRETGTVTLFAFDETQGLSEHTAPFDALVQVLEGEVEITIDGKLLRAQAGDAVLMPAHRPHALAAITRLKMLLTMIRSQPAQP